From the genome of bacterium, one region includes:
- a CDS encoding YceI family protein, translating into MSIQRLKLLPIFLFIVNSFVMYLSAQEELPKAGRYAIVPDQSKIEVKAGTSGMLGFMGHGHTIAPKVFSGEMELKPQDKIPAVISIRVDAASLNETAEFKPEDKTKIETQLHGEVLETKTYSEISFQSTGVKYTASPGHAFNVQIEGDLTLHGVKGKITVPARVIDDGTNLRATGKFEIKRADYKIETKSAGGGTVKVSKNLEVSFDLLLKPQQ; encoded by the coding sequence GTGAGCATTCAAAGGCTAAAACTTCTTCCAATTTTCCTGTTTATAGTGAACTCATTTGTGATGTATTTGAGCGCGCAGGAGGAACTTCCGAAGGCGGGCCGATATGCGATTGTTCCCGATCAAAGCAAAATTGAGGTCAAAGCGGGAACTTCCGGAATGCTTGGATTTATGGGACACGGCCACACAATTGCTCCGAAAGTGTTCAGCGGTGAAATGGAACTCAAACCACAAGATAAGATACCTGCAGTGATCTCGATTCGCGTTGATGCGGCCTCCTTAAACGAAACAGCGGAGTTCAAACCGGAAGACAAAACCAAAATTGAAACTCAATTGCACGGAGAGGTGCTTGAGACAAAAACGTATTCCGAGATTTCTTTCCAAAGCACGGGTGTTAAATACACTGCTAGCCCGGGTCATGCTTTCAATGTGCAAATCGAAGGCGACTTAACTTTACACGGAGTCAAAGGTAAAATTACGGTTCCCGCGAGAGTCATCGATGATGGAACCAATTTGCGAGCCACTGGTAAATTTGAGATCAAACGCGCGGACTACAAGATTGAAACAAAATCCGCGGGCGGCGGCACAGTAAAAGTATCAAAAAACCTGGAAGTCAGTTTCGATCTGCTGTTGAAACCTCAGCAATAG
- a CDS encoding fibronectin type III domain-containing protein: MKCGTGNSYFCLLVVGMLIALTALELFAEEIPFSDVRIIIEFNSTDEDIGIQVFLDAEGWKKVSIQNPGGNTVFEVVGSKNIRRQGLTELFFESEEPGLDEVPLSQFLARFPEGEYKFFGSTNEGDELVGTATLTHNIPDGPEIVSPEKGDVLDPKKVTIRWEPVTTPAGIVIAGYQVIVEGDRPLRHFQIDLPADATSVKVPSNFLESGQKYKFEVLAKEIGGNQTISERKFRTE; this comes from the coding sequence ATGAAATGTGGAACAGGTAATTCGTATTTCTGTTTGCTGGTTGTGGGAATGTTGATCGCGCTGACGGCTCTGGAGTTGTTTGCTGAAGAAATCCCTTTTTCCGATGTGAGGATTATCATCGAGTTCAACTCCACCGATGAAGACATCGGTATTCAAGTTTTTCTCGATGCAGAGGGTTGGAAAAAAGTAAGCATTCAAAACCCGGGCGGAAATACGGTCTTCGAAGTCGTGGGCAGTAAGAATATAAGGAGACAGGGCCTGACCGAACTATTTTTCGAAAGCGAGGAGCCGGGACTCGATGAAGTGCCATTATCACAGTTTCTGGCCCGTTTTCCGGAAGGGGAATATAAGTTTTTCGGTTCAACAAATGAGGGAGATGAGCTGGTGGGTACAGCCACACTGACTCACAACATTCCCGATGGGCCGGAGATTGTGTCGCCTGAGAAAGGAGATGTCCTGGATCCGAAAAAAGTCACGATCCGGTGGGAACCGGTTACAACTCCGGCCGGAATCGTAATCGCAGGCTATCAGGTGATTGTTGAAGGCGATAGGCCACTCCGTCACTTCCAAATCGATCTGCCTGCTGATGCAACCAGCGTAAAGGTTCCTTCAAATTTTCTCGAATCCGGTCAAAAATACAAATTCGAGGTACTGGCAAAAGAAATAGGCGGAAACCAGACCATCTCAGAACGAAAATTCAGGACCGAGTAA
- a CDS encoding NAD(P)-binding domain-containing protein, producing MKVGVIGSGDVAKVLGSGFLKHGHEVMMGTRSPEKLADWVVKNPKAQVGSFAEAAQFGDLVALAVKGAVAADALRSAGGENLHQKCVIDATNPIADAPPVNGVLQFFTNLDESLMERLQREFQNAHFVKAFNSVGNAAMVNPQFKGGKPTMFICGNDEESKKTVAGILDQFGWETADMGKAEAARAIEPLCMLWCIPGFLRNQWFHAFKLVT from the coding sequence ATGAAAGTTGGAGTCATTGGTTCGGGTGATGTAGCAAAAGTTTTGGGAAGTGGTTTCCTGAAACACGGTCATGAGGTAATGATGGGCACGCGCTCACCTGAAAAATTAGCTGATTGGGTTGTGAAAAATCCTAAAGCTCAGGTGGGCAGCTTTGCCGAAGCGGCTCAATTTGGCGATCTGGTTGCTCTCGCAGTTAAAGGAGCGGTAGCGGCGGATGCTCTCCGTTCCGCCGGCGGGGAGAATCTACATCAAAAATGTGTCATTGATGCAACCAATCCAATAGCCGATGCGCCGCCGGTAAACGGGGTCTTACAATTCTTTACCAACCTCGACGAATCTCTCATGGAGCGTTTACAGCGCGAGTTTCAAAATGCGCATTTCGTAAAAGCGTTCAATTCCGTTGGCAACGCGGCCATGGTGAATCCACAATTCAAAGGAGGAAAGCCGACAATGTTCATTTGCGGGAACGATGAGGAATCAAAAAAGACCGTGGCAGGAATACTGGATCAATTTGGCTGGGAAACCGCCGACATGGGTAAGGCGGAAGCGGCGCGAGCCATCGAACCATTATGCATGCTCTGGTGCATTCCAGGCTTCCTTCGCAACCAGTGGTTCCACGCGTTCAAATTGGTTACTTGA